The following proteins are co-located in the Bacteroidales bacterium genome:
- a CDS encoding phosphoadenylyl-sulfate reductase has translation MALNNPLQLIQEYNEKLKDQPADEVIRFFIQNYKGKLGFSTSLSAEDQAITQMIAGIDPDVYIFTLDTGRMFPETYDLLDLTRQRYKVQIKVFFPERNAVEEMVNLKGINLFYESIENRKLCCHIRKIEPLNRALENVDVWVSGLRREQSVTREDLALVEWDNINHKIKLNPLIDWKSENLWDYIRQNNIPYNPLHDRGFPSIGCQPCTRAIEPGEDVRAGRWWWENPELKECGLHKK, from the coding sequence ATGGCCCTTAATAACCCTCTTCAACTTATTCAGGAGTATAACGAAAAGCTTAAAGATCAGCCCGCTGATGAAGTTATACGTTTTTTCATTCAGAATTATAAAGGAAAGCTGGGCTTCTCTACCAGCCTTAGCGCTGAAGATCAGGCTATCACACAAATGATCGCCGGCATTGACCCCGATGTTTACATCTTCACGCTCGACACCGGCAGAATGTTCCCGGAAACCTATGATCTGCTTGATCTGACCAGGCAGCGTTACAAGGTTCAGATTAAAGTTTTTTTCCCTGAACGGAATGCAGTCGAAGAGATGGTCAACCTTAAAGGGATCAACCTTTTCTATGAAAGTATCGAAAACCGAAAATTATGTTGCCACATCCGGAAAATTGAACCTCTGAACCGTGCCCTTGAAAATGTCGATGTCTGGGTAAGTGGTTTGAGACGTGAACAGTCGGTAACGCGTGAAGATCTGGCACTAGTCGAATGGGACAATATCAACCATAAGATCAAGTTAAATCCTCTGATAGATTGGAAATCAGAAAATTTATGGGATTATATCCGGCAAAATAACATTCCATATAATCCTTTGCATGACCGGGGGTTTCCCAGTATAGGCTGCCAGCCTTGCACAAGGGCTATCGAACCCGGTGAAGA